In Vicia villosa cultivar HV-30 ecotype Madison, WI unplaced genomic scaffold, Vvil1.0 ctg.000098F_1_1, whole genome shotgun sequence, the following proteins share a genomic window:
- the LOC131624032 gene encoding uncharacterized protein LOC131624032 produces MAFLARGAASLTRITATASKSPIQLVHRRGLAGAADPHATPRVDIWKDPLSPSKWKEEHFVIASLTGWGVLIYGGCKLFSGGKKEEKLPEAAGRYGNSYVRKRHKRKERENDNC; encoded by the exons ATGGCTTTTCTCGCACGCGGAGCCGCATCTCTAACCCGTATCACTGCAACCGCTTCCAAATCTCCGATTCAACTCGTCCACCGCCGCGGCCTTGCCGGAGCTGCAG ATCCCCATGCCACCCCTAGAGTTGACATCTGGAAAGACCCATTGAGTCCTTCAAAATGGAAGGAAGAGCAC TTTGTGATTGCCTCTTTAACTGGCTGGGGAGTACTCATCTATGGGGGATGTAAGTTATTTTCCGGAGGCAAGAAAGAAGAG AAATTACCTGAAGCGGCTGGTAGATATGGCAATTCTTATGTAAGGAAAAGACACAAAAggaaggagagagaaaatgataATTGTTAG